GATGCTGATGCAGCTGATGAGTGCGAACGCACCTGTCCAATGGGTATTTGCTAAAATAATCTTACTTGTCGCTGCCATTAGCGCTAGTATTAAAGCATTCAACAATCATGCGACACCTACCCAAAGAAAAACAGGAATTCTCATTGCGGCTGTTGCCTACATTGGTATTGTGATACTCGCCTTTGCTAAACCTGCAAACTTATTTTGATCCTGATTCGATCGTCGATTTATCCTTAATAAAATTATTAACTGCACGAAATTACATTTAATAATTGGTGTATTTTTCAATATCTTAATCACTTTATTTTTGCTATCTTAAACAAATACAATCACTTAGCCTTATGGAGCCACTATGAAAACTCTTACTGCAGCGACACTACTAGCATCAGCTGGCATTTTTGGTCTCTCAGGCTGCGCATCTACCGGTAATATCACGCCACAATATGTACCGCCAAGTACCTATCAGAACTATAACTGCCAAACACTTAGCCAAGAATATAACCGTGTAAATCGTTATGTTGATGCCGCTCGTAATGAGCAGTCAACTTTGTCTACTTCAGGTGTCGGTGTTGGGGTTTCTGCTGGACGCTGGGGGATCTCACCTAATATCAGCTTTGGGGTTGGTAAAAGCAACAATACTAAAGCCCGCGATGCTAAGTTATCACGGCTTTACGGCGAGCGTGACGCGATTGTTCAATCTGCCCGTATCCAGCGTTGTAGCTTCGTCAATGGCGTTAAGATTTATGGTGAATAAATAAACTATATATAAAGTCGTTAAGGTATTATCGTTATCTCATCAAAAAAGCCAATACGCAATTAACGTATTGGCTTTTTGTTGTCTAATCATAACGAGCAATAACTCAGTCTAAGATTAAGAATTTAAGCTTTGCACCCATTGAACGATTTGTCCGCTAGGTAATGCGCCTGACTGACGCGCGACTTCTTTACCGTTTTTAAAGGCCACCATCGTCGGCAAGCTGCGAATATTGTAAGGTGCAGTTGCTTGCTCGTATTTATCAGTCTGTACTTTAGCAAAGACCACTTGTGGCAATTGACTGGCTGCCGTCTTAAACTGTGGCGCCATCATAATACAGGGCTGACACCAGCTCGCCCAAAAGTCAATAATGGTCAATACATCGTTTTTTTGAATGATTTTATTGGCTGTTTGCGCGTTTAGCTCATGAGGGCTACCGGTTAATAATGGTTGACCGCATTTACCACATTTTGGCGCAGCACTCAGCCGTGCAATTGGTACACGATTGGTTGCTTGGCAATGCGGGCATACTAGATGAGAGTTTGGCTCACTCATTATAGAACTCCTGTTTCAATGGCTATCATGATTTATTTTTATTCAAACTATTCACTAAGCCATGTTAAATATACCATAACACTGTACTTATCCATTATCCATTATCCAAGTGCGTTAATGGGTATTTTTAGATAACGAGTACCGTTGTCTTCTGGCTTTGGAAAGTGACCAGCATCAATATTGACTTGTACCGCTGGAATAATCAGACGTGGCATTCCAAGAGTAGCATCACGACGTTCACGCATCTGTACAAATTCTGCTTCATTAATACCGTCTTTCACATGAATATTGCCCAGCTTCTGCGCAGCGACAGTGGTGGTTGGGCAATGCTTGCGACCTTTACTCGGATAATCATGACACAGATACATGATCGTATTTTCAGGGAGTGCTAACAGTTTTTGGATTGACTGATACAGCGTTTTGGCATCACCACCGGGGAAGTCGCAGCGCGCCGTACCCACATCAGGTGCAAATAATGTATCCCCAACAAAGACCGCGGTTTTTTCTTTATCAGTAGCAATATAGGCCATATCAGCACGCGTATGACCTGGCACATACATCGCGGTGATGGTAATGCTACCAAGCTCTAATGTCTCACCATCGTCTGTCAAAATATCAAACTGGCTGGCATCGGTACGAAAACTGGTATCGAAGTTAAAAATCTGTTTAAATATTTTTTGTACTTCGGTGATATGCTGACCTATAACTAATTGGCCGCCAAGTGTTTCTTTTACATGGATAGCAGCCGATAGATGATCCGCATGCGCATGGGTCTCAATGATATAGACTAGCTCCCAACCATGCTCACGTACAAACTCAATGACCTCGTCAATGCTTTTGGTATCAGTGCTTCCTGAGTTGGAATCAAAGTCCAATACCGGATCGATAATCGCGCACAGTTTTTGCTGAACGTCGGCTAGTACGTGCGTATAGGTCTCGGTGTCGCTATGTAAGAATGAATGAACTTGCATGGCTGCCTCTCTACTTTTATATGAATGATTTAATCGTAAGAGTAATTAATTATATGGGCGTTCGATAATAAGAATGTTTTAATCTCTAAATAACACTTAAGTATAATATTCAGTCGTATATAATATTTAAATGTGCTAACGACTTATTTAAGACAACCAATATAGCAACTACGATACATTTTATCAATTTATATAATGTAATTAATGATAACTTGCTATAATTTTTGATATCATTGATAATTAACTATCTATTTATTAACAAGACAGCGCCCTCTATCGCTCTCTTATATAAGGAGCTCACTCTGACTACTTCTACTTCAGCATTGGGTACATCGACTCACAGCATTAGCGATGATGTATCACTTGATAATACAGCCGACTTTGCACCAATAGATCTTGCTAAGCAAATGCAACAAGCATCCATGCAAGCCAGCCAATTATTGAAGTCGCTCTCGCATCCCGATCGTTTGCTTTTATTATGCCAGCTGACTCAAGGTGAATACTGTGTCGGTGAGCTTGAAGGCTTGGTCGGTGTTGGACAGCCAAGTCTATCGCAGCAGCTGGGCATCCTACGTAAGGATGAACTGGTCACGACACGTCGCGAAGGCAAGCAAATTTACTATAGTATCGCAAGCGACGATGCCTTAGCCGTACTAGAGCTACTGTATCAACGTTTTTGTGCCAAAGCAGAATAATAGCGTACTAGCCTTACTCCTTAATACAACAGGGCTTAATGTAATGATGCTTTCTATTGTGATGACGTATTGATATGGCCTCTATCGCCGCTCGTCTGATTCCTACTTGGCTGCGTCAATACCAGCTAACAGCCTTGCCAACGGATGTCGTCGCTGGTCTTGTGGTAGGCGTACTCGTGATACCGCAAAGCCTAGGCTATGCCGTGCTCGCAGGATTGCCACCTGTTTATGGTTTATATGCGGCGATTGTGCCTGTCATCATCTACGCTTGGCTTGGCTCTAGTAATGTACAAGCTGTCGGACCAGTCGCCATTACCGCTATTATGACTGCCAGTAGCCTGCTTCCTTACGCTGAGCAAGGGACTGAGCAGTACGCGTTGATGGCAAGTTTACTGGCTCTAATGGTAGGGACGCTGCTATGGATTGCTGGGCGATTAAAGCTCGGCTGGATTATGCAGTTTATCAGTCGCGGGGTCTCGGCAGGATTTGTGAGCGGTGCTGCCGTTCTAATCTTCGTCAGCCAGCTTAAGTACTTAACCGACATTCCAATCGCTGGTAGCAGCTTAATCGGCTATTTATCTACCATGCAGATGTATGCGCGCCAACTGCATCCACTGACCTTGCTCATTGGTGTTGTTGCCTTTGCACTTTTGGTGGCGAACCGTTACGCGAGCAAATGGGTATGGCGCACATGGCTATCATCGTCCTATGCTAAATGGGCGGAGCGCTTATTCCCGCTTATCTTACTTGTTATCGCGATTGTACTCAGTATGGCATTGCATTGGAGTGCGCTTGGAGTAGCGACCATCGGTAGTATTCCGCAAGGACTACCGAGCTTTACGCTGCCTCATGTGCCAGATGTTCAAGAAGCGCTCAAGCTTCTACCGACAGCAGGACTAATGGCGCTTATCATCTTTGTGTCCAGTAGCTCAGTCGCTAGCACTTATGCTCGGCTACGTGGTGAGAGCTTTGATGCCAATCGTGAACTGACCGGACTTGGACTGGCAAACCTCTCTGGTGGGCTGTTTCAAAGCTTTGCGGTTGCAGGTGGTTTTTCACGCACTGCTATCAATGTCGATTCAGGTGCCAAAACCCCAGTGGCCAGTCTTGTGACGGTGCTGGTGATGATTGCCGCGCTGATTGCCTTTGGTAATGCGCTTGCTCCTCTACCCTATGCGCTACTTGGCGCGACTATCATGGCCTCAATCATTGGGCTGGTCGATATTGACACATTAAAGTCTGCTTGGCAGCGTGATCGCTTAGATGGTGCAAGCTTTATGGCGGCGTTCGCAGGTGTGCTGATATTTGGGCTAAATACTGGATTGGTCATTGGCCTGATGGTGTCATTCGCCAGCCTTATTTGGCAATCGAGTAAGCCGCATGTTGCCATCGTCGGACAGTTAGGAGGTACAGGACATTTTCGCAATATCAATCGTCATGACGTAGTGACCTTTAATAATCTATTACTATTGCGTATCGATGAGAGTCTATTCTTTGGTAATAGTGAGTCAGTGCACCTGCGTATTTTAAACGCTTTGCAACAGTATCCAAACGCAAATGAACTTATCTTAATTATGTCGGCAGTCAATCACATTGACCTAACTGCGCAAGAGATGCTCAGTACTCTCAATAAAGAGCTAGCGCTGCAAGATAAGCGTTTACACTTTAGCTTCGTGAAAGGTCCAGTCATGGATGTCATTGGACATACCCCTCTGATTACCAAGCTATCAGGACAGGTCTACCTAAGTACCTTAGATGCCGTCAATGCATTAAAAGATAGTTAGCAACCACTTTGTTTATACATTAGACCTTCAATCACTATTGTTGCCTACAACAAAATATCGCTATGATAGAGCCTGTGTTATGCTAGCTTATTGTATTGATAAACCTTCTTTAATAAATGCACTTTAACAAACCCAATTGAATCTATTTATGACCGATGATATAACGATCTATAAGCAAATTTACCCAAGCCAATGTATCAAAATTGCAGAGCTTGGCTATCGCTCAGTGCTCAATATACGTCCTGACGCTGAGGTTGATACTCAGCCTAACAGCTGTGATTTTGCCACGGCTACCGAGCAGGCGAACCTAACTTATCATCATATACCTTTTGATGATGAGCGCCTAAGCATGATGACTGTGCAGCAATTTGCTGATTTTTATCGTACCGCACCCAAACCTATATTGATGTTTTGTGGTACCGGTGCACGCGCTAAATTGCTGTATCAAAGCGCGTTGATGCAAGGCTTGTTATAACGTTTATATATTGAGCTTAAAACAATGGGTCTCAAAAACAACGTATCTGAGAAAGTAATATCTTAAACAAACACTAACTACATTAAATAAATCATTCTAAGAAAGGAGCTCCTATGAGCCATCAAGTTAGCATTACAGGACAAATCACCCCTGACCAAATACCTATGATTGCCGAAAACGGTTTCAAAACCATCATCAACAACCGTCCTGACGGTGAAGAGCCTGGACAGCCAACCAGCGCTGATATCGAAGCGGCTGCTAAAAAAGCGGGCCTTGCTTACAAAGAAGTGTCTTTTGCTGGTAGTGAGCTCAATCAAAATCACGTCGAAGAATTCGCGGATTTCTTCAATCAAGCCGAGCAGCCAATGCTCATATTCTGCCGTACGGGCAATCGCTCAACGGGTATCTATGAAGCCGCTAAGCGTATGGATTTGTTAGACGATTAATAAATTAGAGGTTTTAACTATTTGAGCAAGCGTTAACTAATTAAGTCCATATAAACATGTGGGCTTTTATAACAGTTAAGACGATGTTTTAAAGTATATTTGAAGTTATAAAACCACAAGGAATGTGGACTATTTGAAAAGTCATTCTAAGATGACTTTCATTTTTACAAGGAATGTTTCATGAGTAATACTGCGCTGGCCTTACTCCCTCTGGCTCTTGCCTATATTATGTTTACCTTAGGAACAGGGCTCAAACCCAGTGACTTTAAGGTTATCGCTAATCACCCCAAAGCGTTTTTCGTCGGATTAGTAAACCAAGTCATTATTGTGCCTTTAGTCGCTTTAGCAGTAGTCCTAGTGATGGGGCCACCACCAACCATCGCCTTTGGTATCATGCTAATTAGTTTTTGCCCAGGCGGCGTGACCAGTAATATGCTCACCTATTATGCCAAGGGTAATGTCGCGCTTTCAGTCGCGCTTACTGGTGTGGTTAGTCTATTATCGGTCATTACTTTGCCCATCTTAATTACTTTAGCCTTTAACCATTTTATGCAAGACCAAGCCAGCTCTATTAGCGCTGTAAAAATTGGTGTGGTGATGTTTTTATTAACGACTTTACCCGTCACCCTTGGTATGCTTGCTCGCTACAAATTCACTAACTTCATGGTGCGTAGGAGCAGTATTCTAAATGGCTTAGCCAGTATCTTTTTTGTATTGATTGTTTTTGCAGCCATCGCTTCCAACTGGGAACTCCTAAAATCACAGTTAACGTCAATGGGGCTTGAGCTGGTCCTTATCATTATGGCCTTATTTGTGTTAAGCATTTTGACTTCTAAAGCGCTAAAGCTTAGCTGGTTTGATACCAAAACCATTTCAATAGAAACCAGTATTCAAAACAGTACGACTGCAATTACTTTAGCCCCTATTATTATGGGAACGGCAGTTGGTCTACCTGCTATTGCCTTACCTGCTGCTGTATATGGGGTGCTCATGTATGTGATTGCGCTGCCAATTATTGCTTTGATTAGAAATAAGAATTGATTGTTTCTGACGTAAAAAAACCACCTCAAAAGAGGTGGCTTCTCAAACTAACTTTATAGATGAACGGCTTACTGCATAACTAAGTATTCAAAAGCACTTAGAGCAGCTTTAGAACCCTCACCCATCGCAATGTTAATCTGTTTAAAGGGTACCGTCGTTACGTCACCACAAGCAAAGATACCTTTGCGATCGGTACGGCAACGCTCATCAATCTCAATCTCACCAAAACGGTTTAAATCGACAAAGCCTTTAATGAATCCAGTATTTGGCACTAAGCCAATCTGTACGAACACTCCTGCCAAGTCACGCTCATGGGTCTCACCTGTGCTGCGATCTTGATAAACAATAGAAGTCACTTTACCATCAGTCGCTTTAATCTCTTGCGTCGCCGCCCCAGTGATAAATTCAATATTGGCTTTTTCTTTGGCTTTGTTAATCAATACCTGATCCGCTTTTAAATCATCTGCGAATTCAAGTACGGTCACATGCTTCACGATACCTGCAAGGTCTAATGCTGCTTCGACACCAGAGTTACCGCCACCGATAACTGAGATGTCTTTATCTTTAAAGAAAGGACCGTCACAGTGCGCACAGTAGGCAACGCCTTTACCGATATTTTCCTCTTCACCTGGTACACCAAGTTTACGCCATTGCGCACCAGTCGCTAAGATAATACTGCGAGTCTCAAACTTCTCACCCGTGTTTAGATGAATGCTGTAATTTTCTTCTTCCGTCTCGCTAATTTCTTTGACACTCACGTGCTCTTTGAGCGTGATATTGTACTCTTGCAAGTGCTTTTCAAAATTGGCAGACAATTCATTGCCTGTGGTCAATGGCACAGAGATTAAGTTTTCGATATCTTGTGTATCTTTCACCTGTCCACCGATACGATCTGCGACCATCGTCACTTTTAAGCCTTTACGCGCGGTATAAATCGCGGCGGCAATCCCAGCAGGACCAGCACCGATGATAGTGACATCTTGCTGCTCTAACTGCTCGGCATCATCGTCCGCTTCTGCTAATAAATCAGGGAATTGCTCTTGTAGCTTTTCAATGAGCTTGGCGGTATCAATCAGACCATTAGCAAACGGTTTACCGTTTAAAAATACTGCCGGTACGCCTTGGATGTTATTTGCTTCTACTTGCTCTTGGAACAATGCACCATCGATCATTTCATTGCTGATATCATCATTTAGTAGCGCAAACTGGTTCAACGCTTGAACGACTTCTGGGCAACTGTGGCAAGAGAGCGACACGTATGTTTGAAACTGTAATGGCTTATTGAAACGCTTGATGAGCTTTTGGATACCCTCATCTAGTTTTAGCGTATGACCACCAGCTTGTAAGATTGCCAAGATAAGCGAGGTAAATTCATGACCGCCTGGGATACCACTAAAGACGATACCAGTATCAGTCAACGTGCCACCAATATGACTACGGACCGCAAAGCTAATCGGACTTGGTAAGCTATCATCATTCGCTGTTGCATCAAAATTAATCTTATCGGTAGTGCCAGCAATTTTGGTCAAAAAATCAATTAGCTCTGCACGTTTTTGATGCTCACCACTACCCAATACGAAAGTAATTGGACGAGTCATATTTTCGCTATAGCTCTTAACAGCGTCTAATAAACTTTGATCTATCATGTTTGTTCCTCATTGTTATTCAATATGTAACGGCAACTAAGCGGCTGCACGTTTAAAGATGGAAAATTTGAAGTGAGTAATGTTGTTTAAAGTATAATTTGAATAAGGCCTACGCCCTTTAATGTCCTTATTATCATAGGTTTCGAGGGTTTGAGCAAGCAGAGAAACTCAAACTTTATATTTTATAAAACCAATCGTAAAACTGTTTTATCAATTAAATATAAATTGATAAAGCCATAATAGTCCCATTATAGTTATGGTGTAGAGGTTGTTTTTTCGCTACAATCGAGTGAGGCGAATAGGAAAAAGTCTTATTTACCTACTGGCGGATTGACTTTTAAGAGTGTTTGTTAAAGTCTTTTCTGCTGAGCTTGAGCCTTATCACTATTAAGTTAATAGCGCTTTGGCTCAATAAAATCTAAGTCTCACAATCATAGCAATTCATCACAGCAACCTTAACGACAATGCGCTGATGCTTATTGTAAGCTTGCGCTTCATAACAAGGATGACAACATGAGAAAGACTGATACGTTACAAGACAACAGAGAGATTATTGCAGAACTTAAGCAGAAAGACAGCCACTTTGCCAGTATTTTTGATGAGCATACTCAGCTTGATCAGCAAATCAATCAACTTGACAAAGATTTGGTTAAGCACGCCAGTCGTGACGAGGAAATAGAACAAATGAAGCGACGAAAACTGCATTTAAAAGATGAGATTTATAAAATAATTGATAAAAATAAACTACAATCTCATGCTTAATACTTCGTTTCTTATTAGCAAATAAAAATAAAAACCCTTCCTAGTTAACAATATAAAAAGACCCCATCAACTTATGCTGATGGGGTCTTTGTCTGTAGCGTTTATCTATCCAAGTGAAACTTTGTATACAACACTACGAACATCTAAATCATTCAAATAAAGCAATACTTAGATTTTACCAACTAGATCAAGGCTTGGTTTTAGAGTGTCGCCACCTTGTTCCCAAGCTGCTGGGCAAACTTCGCCGTCGTTTTCACGAACGTATTGTGCTGCTTTTACTTTACGTAGCATGTCTTTTGCACTACGGCCAATACCGCCAGCGTGAATTTCAGCAACCTGAATCAGACCATCTGGATCGATTAAGAAAGTACCGCGCTCAGCTAGACCAGCTTCTTCGATCATAACGTTAAAGCCACGAGTGATACGGCCAGTAGGATCACCAATCATTGGGTAAGTAACTTTACCGATAGCATCTGAAGAGTCATGCCATGCTTTGTGCGTGAAATGAGTATCGGTTGATACTGAGTAAACTTCAACGCCTAGACCTTTTAGCTCTTCGTAATGGTTTGCCATGTCTTCAAGTTCAGTTGGGCAAACAAAGGTAAAATCGGCTGGATAAAATAGGAAAATTGCCCAGCTGCCTTTTACATCTTCTGAAGTGATAGTTTTGAACTCACCGTTTACAAATGCTTCTGCTGAAAATTCTGGAATTTCTTGATTGATAATAGACGCCATGATTGGCTCCTTTTTTAATTAAGTGTTATTGAGTTAGATTGTGATTATTTATTTGATTGTTTCTGTTAAGCCTTTAACTATCTGGGCTACCTGACAAACTATACGCGAATTCTACGGTTAATCTAGTTAAAAGTTTTTAATGTGATGTTTTGTTTTATTAAACTTGTTAAACTATTCTATCTACTTTTAATCATCAGTGTACTATCGGTAAATTGCTATCATATACTGAATGAACAAGTATAAAAATTGCATTAAAAACCCATTAATAGAGAGGTTTTATGATTACCTTACGTCAGCTGGAATTTGCCTTAGCCGTTGCTAAACACCGTCACTTCAAACGCGCTGCTGAAGACTGTAACATTTCGCAGTCTGCATTGAGCTTAGGTATCGCAGAGCTAGAAAAACAGCTGGATACGCAGATTTTTGAGCGCAATAATAAACAGGTGCTGATTACCCCTATCGGGCAAGATATCCTAACGCGGGCACAGCGGGTGTTTTCTGAAGTGAGCGATTTGACCACGCGCGCGCACAGTCATCAGACGCCGCTTGCTTACCCTATGACAGTAGGTATCATTCCAACGATTGCGCCTTACCTATTGCCTAAAGTACTGCCTGCACTACGAGAGCACTATCCAGAATTCCGTATGACCATCGTTGAGCAACAAACCGAACGCCTGCTCGAACAAGTGCGCTACGGTCATATTGATACTGCCATCATTGCGCTACCTTATGCGGTAGACGGATTACATAGCTTTGAGTTTTGGGCGGAAGATTTCTTTGCGGTATTCCCAAAAGACGACGTGCATGCCAAGCTTGAAACCATCAACTCCGATGAGCTAGCGACTGCCAATCTTATGTTGCTGGGTGAAGGACATTGCTTGACCGATCAGACCTTATCTGTCTGTCACTTTGATCGTGCAGAGATGAAATCAAGCTTCTCTGATGCTAGCTTAAACACGCTTATCCAGATGGCACTTGCCAATATGGGTACGACGTTAGTACCAGAGATGGCGTTAGATCAGCTGCACCTAGAGAATCAAAATGCAGTCGCTGTACCGCTAGCAGAAAAAGGACCACATCGTCATATCGCCTTCGTTACGCGTTTAAATTACGCTCGTGTCGATGACGTAAACTTACTCGGAAAGGTGTTTAAACAGGCATTTGAAGATGCTGCTAATAAATCTTGATCTTGGCAAAAATTTTGCCCTGCACTTATCTGCTATTAATAGCGATATCGAGCCAGCGAAAGTTAATGCGCTTTGGCAAGATATCGCTGTTCGTTATAACGAAACGCAGCGCGCTTATCATACCTTAAGCCACCTTCAGCAATTGTTTGAGCAGTTCGAACAGATTAAGCGTGAGCTTAGTGAGCCACATATTATCGCATTAGCATTGTACTACCATGATGTAATTTATGATCCAACGCGCGCGGATAATGAGCTAAAAAGTGCAGAGTATGCCGTCGGGGCGCTAGGCCATTATCTGAGCGCTGAACACTGCCAGCATATCTATGCGCTTATTATGATGACCGCCAGTCATCAGCTTAATGAGTTTACAGACCCTAACAAAAGCAGTGACGCTGCTTATTTGCTAGATATGGATTTGAGTATTTTGGGTGCGTCTTGGCCTGAGTATGAACAATATGCACAAGCCGTACGCCAAGAATACATGCATGTTCCGCTTGCAGATTATCGTATTGGGCGAACGGCTGTATTAAACGGACTCTTAGCGCATCCTAAACTTTATTTGACTGACTATTACTATGAGCAGTTAGAAGTACAAGCTCGGGATAATATTAAGCGCGAAGTTAATTTGCTACTTTGCTAAGAACTTAATAAATAATTCACTTCCCTGTCGTGCTGGATGCGAGTTATAGCTCGTCTCCATAATTTCAATGTTAAAGTGAGTCTCAAAACGTTGTTGATACTCATCTCTCGTGCCACCAAAGGGTGGTTCCTGACGTCCAAAGTCGACATTAAATAATAAGCCAACCAATTTTCCTTGAGGCTTTAGCAGCGTTGCCATTTGTTGCACATACTCATCACGGCGTGAGGGGTTTATTGCACAAAAAAACGTCTGCTCGAGTATCCAATCAAACTGATATTGCTCAGGGGATAAATCAAAAAAGTCCGCACAGATTAAATGCTCATCCGGAAAGTCAGGATAGCGCTCAGAAAAATCCTTAATTGGCGCAGGGGCAAAATCAACCAAAGTGACATTGGTAAAGCCTTGCTCATGCAGATAACCCACCTCGTAAGCATTACCTGCACCCGGCACTAAAATAGCTTGGTCTTTAGCCGATTCAGGCAATTGGTCAATATAGGCTTTGAGCGGTGGCGATACCTGACCCATGTCCCATTGTATGCTCCCAGCCTCATAACGCTGCTGCCAAAACTCGGCTTGATTGACACTATCCATATAACCATCCTTGTATACTGTTTTTATTTTTATAACAATACATTTTGTACCGTTATGAACTATCATATCAGTCTTATCAAGCTTTTTTTATATTATTTACGTGGTGTATAGTTAAACCACTTAAAAGCGATACAGTGCAGATAGAATGGATTTTTTGCAGCCTCTGTCACGCTTGCGAACAGCACGCAAGAAAAATTCATACTAGCTGCACATAGCTATTAACGTATAGATTTTATTTCTCACTAGCTATATTCAATCTAACTTTCCCGTCTTACCTGCCAGCATATTATGCCAATGCTGATAATCCGGCATTGCTGTCGCCACCGTTTGCCAAAACGCACGGCTATGATTGGCATGATGCAAATGACATAGTTCATGGACGATGACGTATTCTGTGCATTCAATAGGATAAGCAGGCAGATATACTGATAGCCAAATCCGTCGCGCGCGGGTATTACAACTGCCCCAACGCGTATGCATTTTTTTCAGGCGTATCTCATTAGCATGAGCACCGACAACTGGTTGCCATTTTTCAAACAGAGAAGGCATTACTTCAGAGAGCTGGTGCCGATAATAAGCAATTTTTTCATCATGACGTAAGGTAAATAAT
The nucleotide sequence above comes from Psychrobacter sp. P2G3. Encoded proteins:
- a CDS encoding YgjP-like metallopeptidase domain-containing protein; this translates as MTTKQGGYDISLHTVRAQLAQAGIELHVTKKRVKNINFRLKPYTLMVSVPVFVTTVQIAQAVAKRVPWAIANHAQVLEQYKRKRNPSAQSSTADSPILLWGVEQLFTLRHDEKIAYYRHQLSEVMPSLFEKWQPVVGAHANEIRLKKMHTRWGSCNTRARRIWLSVYLPAYPIECTEYVIVHELCHLHHANHSRAFWQTVATAMPDYQHWHNMLAGKTGKLD
- a CDS encoding hydrogen peroxide-inducible genes activator — its product is MITLRQLEFALAVAKHRHFKRAAEDCNISQSALSLGIAELEKQLDTQIFERNNKQVLITPIGQDILTRAQRVFSEVSDLTTRAHSHQTPLAYPMTVGIIPTIAPYLLPKVLPALREHYPEFRMTIVEQQTERLLEQVRYGHIDTAIIALPYAVDGLHSFEFWAEDFFAVFPKDDVHAKLETINSDELATANLMLLGEGHCLTDQTLSVCHFDRAEMKSSFSDASLNTLIQMALANMGTTLVPEMALDQLHLENQNAVAVPLAEKGPHRHIAFVTRLNYARVDDVNLLGKVFKQAFEDAANKS
- the ahpC gene encoding alkyl hydroperoxide reductase subunit C — encoded protein: MASIINQEIPEFSAEAFVNGEFKTITSEDVKGSWAIFLFYPADFTFVCPTELEDMANHYEELKGLGVEVYSVSTDTHFTHKAWHDSSDAIGKVTYPMIGDPTGRITRGFNVMIEEAGLAERGTFLIDPDGLIQVAEIHAGGIGRSAKDMLRKVKAAQYVRENDGEVCPAAWEQGGDTLKPSLDLVGKI
- a CDS encoding methyltransferase domain-containing protein, with product MDSVNQAEFWQQRYEAGSIQWDMGQVSPPLKAYIDQLPESAKDQAILVPGAGNAYEVGYLHEQGFTNVTLVDFAPAPIKDFSERYPDFPDEHLICADFFDLSPEQYQFDWILEQTFFCAINPSRRDEYVQQMATLLKPQGKLVGLLFNVDFGRQEPPFGGTRDEYQQRFETHFNIEIMETSYNSHPARQGSELFIKFLAK